In the genome of Coraliomargarita algicola, one region contains:
- a CDS encoding response regulator transcription factor — MAPKLSQNADALIYGSLENTLIVLRSFLINFRFATLCLMVTYNFMKILVVEDDEDVRHGLTQALMDSEFSVEAVDNGAEGLYRARYWDFDAIVLDVMLPEMNGWTVLEAIRREKKTPVLMLTARGEIHDRVRGLQTGADDYMVKPFDARELVARLQALIRRSAGQAANCIEIGRVTINLDAQDVLLDGQTVDLTADQIKIVTHLAIRAGNTVSHGLLSDVLSTRNEEGFSNVLDVQIYRIRKNSASISSATNADKATIFRVLKRVLCPLTYFLWIAIAE; from the coding sequence ATGGCTCCGAAACTTTCTCAAAATGCGGATGCTCTTATCTACGGCTCTTTGGAGAATACGTTAATTGTTCTGCGTTCATTCCTGATTAACTTTCGTTTTGCTACCCTGTGCCTAATGGTTACTTACAATTTCATGAAAATCCTCGTAGTGGAAGATGACGAAGACGTGCGCCACGGGCTCACTCAGGCTTTGATGGATTCCGAGTTCTCTGTGGAAGCGGTCGACAACGGGGCCGAGGGCCTTTATCGAGCACGTTATTGGGATTTCGACGCGATCGTTCTCGACGTGATGCTTCCCGAGATGAACGGATGGACGGTCCTGGAAGCAATTCGCCGCGAGAAGAAAACACCTGTCCTAATGTTGACTGCCCGCGGAGAGATCCATGATCGAGTCCGGGGCCTTCAAACCGGAGCTGATGACTACATGGTGAAACCTTTCGATGCTCGCGAGTTGGTTGCGCGCCTCCAAGCACTGATTCGCCGCTCTGCGGGACAAGCCGCTAATTGCATCGAGATCGGGCGAGTCACGATCAACCTGGATGCTCAGGATGTACTACTTGATGGTCAAACTGTTGATTTGACGGCGGATCAGATAAAAATTGTCACCCATTTGGCTATTAGAGCAGGAAACACCGTGAGTCATGGTTTATTGTCGGACGTCCTCTCAACGAGAAACGAAGAAGGGTTTTCCAACGTTCTGGATGTACAAATCTACAGGATTCGAAAAAACTCGGCAAGCATTTCATCCGCAACAAACGCGGACAAGGCTACTATATTCCGCGTGCTGAAGAGGGTGCTTTGCCCGCTCACGTATTTCCTTTGGATCGCGATAGCTGAATAA
- a CDS encoding IS110 family transposase, with the protein MKNTKSLTPISDKQTETKAEVLKLGIDIHKREYVVVHQLDNQSPKSPQKFSPDAFLTWIAGQRDRAIRIVTCYEAGCFGYVLHRQLESMGIENFVVRPRNWDDYGSKVKTDARDARELCSHLDRFLAGNERALSVVRVPTEEQERSRSLSRQRDTLSKELKRLQNVGISNARYYGYELQMSWWKSCNFKKLLEELPDYLIAILQPFQAVLAAIDKQFRETTAREERSANRKLPVGLGALTASILDNEFRDYTRFKNRREVASYTGLCPGEASSGGTRKQGSINKHGNPRIRHNLVEAVWRFLQFQPDYEPIKYWKQRMCNEPFGKAKKKMTVAIARRFAVDWWRINTGQIEPEAVGLRVAYPTAYSTRALREGRVAKVNAKTM; encoded by the coding sequence ATGAAGAATACAAAATCACTCACTCCCATATCAGACAAACAGACTGAGACGAAAGCCGAAGTCCTCAAGCTTGGAATCGACATTCACAAGCGAGAATATGTGGTTGTCCATCAACTGGACAACCAATCGCCGAAGTCTCCACAGAAGTTCAGCCCAGACGCGTTCCTTACGTGGATTGCAGGGCAGCGCGATCGAGCCATACGGATCGTTACCTGCTACGAAGCTGGTTGCTTTGGATACGTTTTGCATCGGCAGCTAGAATCAATGGGGATCGAGAACTTCGTAGTGCGTCCGCGAAACTGGGACGACTATGGATCCAAGGTCAAAACTGACGCTCGTGATGCACGAGAACTCTGCAGCCACTTAGATCGCTTTCTAGCAGGCAATGAACGAGCATTGAGCGTTGTCCGAGTGCCCACCGAAGAACAAGAACGCTCTCGCAGTCTGAGCCGCCAACGCGACACCTTATCGAAGGAACTCAAGCGGCTACAAAACGTAGGTATTAGTAATGCGCGCTACTATGGATACGAGTTGCAGATGAGCTGGTGGAAGTCATGTAACTTTAAGAAACTACTTGAAGAGTTGCCAGACTACTTGATTGCGATCCTTCAACCATTCCAGGCAGTGCTAGCGGCAATCGATAAACAGTTCCGTGAAACCACTGCACGTGAAGAGCGCTCCGCAAATCGGAAACTCCCTGTGGGCTTAGGCGCACTGACTGCATCCATTTTAGATAATGAGTTTCGTGATTACACACGTTTCAAGAATCGTCGAGAAGTTGCCAGTTATACCGGCTTATGTCCAGGCGAAGCCTCTAGCGGCGGCACTCGCAAGCAAGGTAGTATCAATAAGCACGGAAACCCACGCATACGTCACAATCTAGTAGAAGCTGTTTGGCGCTTCCTACAGTTCCAACCAGACTACGAACCGATCAAGTATTGGAAGCAACGAATGTGCAATGAACCCTTTGGTAAGGCGAAGAAGAAAATGACCGTAGCGATTGCTCGACGCTTTGCCGTGGACTGGTGGCGAATCAATACGGGGCAAATTGAACCTGAAGCAGTTGGCTTGAGAGTGGCCTATCCTACTGCTTACTCAACACGGGCATTACGTGAAGGACGAGTTGCTAAGGTGAACGCGAAAACGATGTAA
- a CDS encoding transposase, which yields MPRSLRIERENGVYHVINRGNYQQDLFINEGAHRSFEKCLFEACKKCGWILEGFCVMTNHFHLVIRTPKGNLVYGMKWLQSTFANRYHKFRQVHGKLFQGRYKSLIVEEDTYLGALLHYVALNPVRAGICDVEGLHNYRWSSYWYLRNPASRPEFLDPTGALRAAGNLSDTAQGHRSYQAYLLWLSEDQTARKDMAFDKMCRGWALGTKEFKRELLQSEGLLKDGTSERLRMEGKDLAEANELIWEDTLQRGMQAVSRTDVDIANDRKSAAWKVWIAAELKRHTSAPSTWIAHKLNMGSPQLVGVYAKRLEREIEQKPNPEYQDFISKYTE from the coding sequence ATGCCACGCAGTCTACGGATCGAACGCGAGAACGGAGTTTATCACGTGATCAATCGTGGGAACTACCAACAGGATTTGTTCATCAATGAGGGGGCGCACCGGTCTTTCGAAAAGTGCTTGTTTGAGGCATGCAAAAAGTGCGGCTGGATACTGGAGGGGTTTTGCGTGATGACCAATCACTTCCATCTGGTGATCCGCACTCCCAAAGGGAACCTCGTCTATGGGATGAAATGGCTGCAATCGACCTTTGCGAATCGTTACCACAAGTTCAGGCAAGTACATGGCAAACTGTTCCAGGGGCGCTACAAGAGTCTCATTGTTGAAGAGGATACTTACCTCGGGGCGCTGTTGCACTACGTCGCATTGAACCCTGTCAGGGCGGGCATCTGCGATGTGGAGGGGCTACACAACTACCGCTGGTCGAGCTATTGGTATCTGCGAAACCCGGCTTCAAGACCCGAATTCCTGGATCCAACGGGTGCACTCAGAGCGGCTGGCAATCTATCGGATACAGCGCAAGGACATCGCAGCTACCAGGCCTACCTCCTATGGCTAAGCGAGGATCAGACGGCGCGTAAGGATATGGCTTTTGACAAAATGTGCCGGGGTTGGGCACTGGGGACCAAAGAGTTCAAACGGGAACTTCTCCAGAGCGAAGGGCTTTTGAAAGACGGAACGTCTGAGCGCTTGCGCATGGAGGGCAAAGACTTGGCCGAGGCCAATGAGTTAATCTGGGAGGATACACTACAAAGAGGCATGCAGGCGGTGAGCAGAACGGATGTAGATATTGCCAACGATCGGAAATCCGCGGCCTGGAAAGTATGGATCGCCGCTGAACTCAAGCGCCACACCAGCGCGCCCAGCACTTGGATTGCGCACAAGCTAAACATGGGCTCTCCTCAACTCGTGGGTGTCTATGCGAAACGCTTGGAGCGAGAGATCGAGCAGAAACCGAACCCGGAATACCAAGATTTTATATCGAAATATACGGAATGA
- a CDS encoding DUF4236 domain-containing protein translates to MGFYLRKSLRFGPVRFNLSKSGVGVSAGIKGFRVGSGPRGNYVHMGRGGVYYRKTLPAGRNGTSGSKQQAVDSHEQVQPSLPGDIVMDEIDSGDVGQIVDSSSSDLVEELTLKRKKTRYTPLVAVALGILGFVSLLNESTGGLFALTLIVAIPILIFFVILDRNRKTTVVFYEMDEVSEGVFKSLYDSFEQFKRCKKIWHIPSAGNVHDSKYHAGASRLVTRKLVSVSFTNPKFVKTNVPTPNFSVGTQQIYFFPDKILIFDNSGVGGLSFSNLIIERSPVRFIEDEGVPRDSQVVDRTWRYVNKKGGPDRRFKDNKELPIAEYDSVHLKSLSGLNELLYVSKVGAVSTVKSAVEASAKLLGA, encoded by the coding sequence GTGGGCTTTTACTTAAGAAAGAGTCTTCGTTTTGGCCCCGTCCGATTTAATTTGTCGAAGTCGGGCGTAGGTGTATCTGCTGGGATCAAGGGATTTCGAGTTGGTTCTGGACCGAGAGGCAACTACGTCCATATGGGGCGAGGTGGCGTTTACTACCGGAAGACTTTACCCGCTGGCCGCAATGGAACTTCAGGGTCGAAGCAGCAAGCAGTTGATTCTCACGAGCAGGTCCAGCCTAGTTTACCTGGCGATATTGTCATGGATGAAATCGACAGTGGCGATGTTGGTCAGATTGTTGATTCTTCATCCAGCGATCTAGTCGAAGAACTGACGCTTAAACGTAAGAAAACAAGATATACGCCTCTAGTTGCAGTGGCACTTGGAATATTGGGATTTGTCTCCTTGTTAAATGAAAGCACAGGGGGGCTATTTGCCCTGACCCTCATCGTCGCAATTCCAATACTAATCTTCTTCGTGATTCTTGATCGTAATCGGAAGACTACAGTTGTCTTCTATGAGATGGATGAAGTTTCTGAGGGAGTCTTTAAGTCGCTCTATGACAGCTTCGAACAATTCAAGAGATGTAAGAAGATTTGGCATATACCTTCTGCTGGGAATGTTCATGATTCAAAGTATCACGCTGGAGCTAGTCGTTTGGTGACTCGGAAATTGGTTTCCGTGTCATTTACAAACCCCAAATTCGTGAAAACCAACGTGCCGACGCCTAATTTTTCGGTTGGGACACAGCAGATCTATTTCTTTCCGGATAAGATTCTAATATTTGATAATTCGGGTGTCGGTGGTTTGTCCTTTTCCAACTTAATTATCGAGCGTTCACCTGTTCGTTTTATTGAAGACGAAGGTGTGCCTCGTGATTCTCAAGTTGTTGATCGAACTTGGAGGTATGTGAATAAGAAGGGCGGACCAGATCGGCGCTTCAAAGATAATAAAGAGTTACCGATCGCTGAATATGATTCCGTTCACCTAAAGAGCCTGTCCGGGCTCAATGAGTTATTATACGTTTCAAAAGTAGGAGCCGTCTCTACGGTTAAGTCTGCAGTCGAGGCATCCGCGAAACTTCTAGGTGCGTGA